A region from the Candidatus Brocadiaceae bacterium genome encodes:
- a CDS encoding trypsin-like peptidase domain-containing protein yields MAGALLAHSKVFALKKEVSSHRRTPIVIAVEKVGPAVANLSTERLISQRHADPYFGSRSKRLEEFFDDFFSHGQKKTVERPLGSGVIIDEEGYIVTNEHVVSRASKINVRLSNGKVFEATMISSDPFNDLAVLKIESPEPLPYVKMGTSKDLMIGEPVIALGNPYGLENSVTTGVLSATDRTFKFSSDYGEIAYEGLLQTDAQINPGNSGGPLINADGELIGINSAIVSQAQGIGFAIPVDKVRQTLVKLFNFRELNKVWFGAQVEEQNDISRGILVSSVEPGSPADKAKIKPGDYITRIDSKRILDVLDFEKYILTKEAGDELSININRDGAEFNLYVTIEKVPLPSVEKLALEKLGLYVQDLTPQLAKQLNLWWVKGGVLISDVQKDSPASKVGIKAGHVIVYVGPYRINTVEELGSLLKLMRRGKQWDIGVVWSDMYGEHQGYASLQVR; encoded by the coding sequence TTGGCTGGGGCCCTCCTTGCGCATAGTAAGGTTTTTGCGCTCAAAAAAGAAGTCAGTTCTCATCGCAGAACCCCTATTGTCATAGCTGTTGAGAAGGTTGGTCCCGCGGTTGCGAATTTGAGTACGGAAAGGCTTATTTCACAACGTCATGCTGATCCCTATTTTGGTTCAAGGAGTAAACGTCTGGAGGAGTTCTTTGATGATTTTTTCAGCCATGGACAAAAAAAAACAGTGGAAAGACCATTGGGTTCTGGAGTTATTATCGATGAAGAAGGTTATATTGTAACGAATGAACACGTTGTGAGTCGTGCCTCAAAAATTAATGTGAGACTTTCGAATGGCAAGGTCTTTGAGGCCACCATGATTAGTTCCGATCCCTTCAATGATCTTGCCGTGTTGAAGATTGAATCTCCGGAACCGCTTCCATACGTGAAAATGGGGACATCCAAGGATCTTATGATCGGCGAACCCGTTATAGCGTTGGGCAATCCCTATGGTTTGGAAAATTCAGTTACCACTGGAGTGTTGAGCGCGACAGATCGTACTTTTAAGTTCAGCAGTGATTATGGTGAGATTGCATATGAAGGTCTTCTACAAACCGATGCGCAGATTAACCCTGGAAATAGTGGAGGTCCTCTCATAAACGCTGATGGAGAACTTATTGGCATTAATTCGGCAATTGTGTCGCAGGCACAAGGGATTGGGTTTGCTATCCCTGTCGATAAAGTGCGACAAACACTTGTCAAGCTTTTCAATTTTCGAGAACTGAATAAGGTTTGGTTTGGAGCGCAGGTTGAGGAGCAGAACGATATATCCAGGGGAATATTGGTTTCATCGGTTGAGCCGGGCAGTCCTGCGGATAAAGCAAAAATAAAACCCGGTGATTATATTACAAGGATAGATTCCAAAAGGATTCTTGATGTATTGGATTTCGAAAAATATATCCTTACAAAGGAGGCGGGAGATGAATTATCCATCAATATTAATCGAGACGGGGCAGAATTCAATCTGTATGTCACCATTGAAAAAGTGCCACTCCCTTCCGTAGAAAAGTTAGCGCTGGAAAAACTAGGTCTCTATGTTCAGGATTTAACTCCGCAGCTTGCAAAACAACTCAATTTATGGTGGGTAAAGGGCGGTGTACTGATATCTGATGTTCAGAAGGATAGCCCTGCATCAAAAGTAGGCATTAAGGCGGGCCATGTTATTGTATATGTTGGCCCCTATCGCATTAACACTGTTGAAGAACTAGGTTCCCTGCTCAAACTCATGAGAAGGGGAAAACAATGGGACATTGGTGTTGTATGGTCGGATATGTACGGGGAACACCAGGGCTATGCAAGTTTGCAGGTACGTTAG
- a CDS encoding DUF4340 domain-containing protein: MKLKTTIILLIAAVIGIIYVFLYEKKQVPQEEWARMQKKIFPYFKASMVKKIELNNEQGKVVLERDENSYWYITVPQRLRADNSEINSILSDFEFMSKIGSFAPEEGKPFDLKDYGLDVPKTSITMYTGITTSPDKIRVAGPQDKYTVFLGNKLAAGDNVYLKIGANDEVNVVPGGILEKASKNILDLRSKWVFSFDEEAVDLVQINTNEFELVCERKGEFWRLVEPLDDLADLQIVKGIIKKLKDQQINYEDFLSGKTDDLTMFGLDTPRFTVSVREKGAMQSVIFGNSLDNKVYVKRLDEPTIFLLQDSILADLSRKPNELRDRALIRFDSYGTYGVNKIEIKTANDSISIEKALDLDWKITQPVKLYADQDTVKNFIEKIKTLEIVDFVSDKPADLSTYGLQNPVFEISVTKEENRELAKFLVGNKLPDGHKCYVKRVGEEPVYTVPTVEFYDKIENALLAFRDKLVCEYDRDLVRKIVIEKPDRTFLCNKTGEEDEEGRMQWALSKPVQTIADPDVMNQIVWDLSYLKAENHVVENPEDLSAYGLDDPRIKLSVTYEKVAVQMPEESEVDKEENSIPERTIETRTLLIGDHVVADNDKVNSYCMFDDRDIVFELSWPKIKNFNAELVPTRIFSFLRSQVKGIALRYENEDIEFEKRNNMWEIKNSEMEDLLGREVDYYVRVLERLKGDYIEQYKATNLTQYSLDRPRLTITVSLENGDAALFIGKKKDAGGYYVKNRDSDYIYVVSADSIIELMKKEKDFSQKVAGALPPLKASPGETPLGTSPHGKPESKGVHGGFH, translated from the coding sequence ATGAAATTAAAAACTACCATAATTCTTTTGATTGCAGCAGTTATTGGTATTATCTATGTTTTCTTGTATGAGAAAAAACAAGTGCCACAGGAAGAATGGGCACGGATGCAGAAAAAGATATTTCCTTACTTCAAGGCTTCAATGGTTAAAAAGATTGAACTCAATAATGAGCAGGGAAAAGTTGTTTTGGAGAGGGATGAAAATAGTTATTGGTATATTACCGTGCCACAAAGGCTCCGTGCAGATAATTCTGAAATAAATAGCATACTTTCCGATTTTGAGTTTATGAGCAAGATTGGTTCTTTTGCGCCGGAGGAAGGCAAACCGTTTGATTTAAAAGATTACGGCTTGGATGTGCCAAAAACTTCTATTACCATGTATACCGGCATTACCACAAGTCCTGATAAAATAAGGGTAGCTGGACCACAGGATAAATATACCGTGTTTCTCGGCAATAAGTTGGCCGCAGGTGATAACGTATATCTCAAAATTGGCGCGAATGATGAGGTGAATGTCGTGCCGGGAGGTATTTTAGAGAAGGCGAGTAAAAATATTTTAGACTTGAGAAGTAAGTGGGTTTTCTCGTTTGACGAGGAAGCGGTGGACCTTGTACAGATAAATACAAATGAATTCGAACTTGTTTGTGAGAGAAAGGGTGAATTCTGGCGGCTTGTTGAGCCTCTGGATGATTTGGCTGATCTGCAAATCGTAAAAGGCATAATTAAGAAACTGAAAGATCAGCAAATCAACTATGAGGATTTTCTTTCCGGCAAAACAGATGATTTAACGATGTTTGGACTGGATACGCCCCGTTTTACTGTTTCAGTGCGTGAAAAGGGTGCAATGCAGTCGGTTATTTTTGGAAACTCGCTGGATAATAAAGTCTATGTCAAACGTCTGGATGAACCCACGATCTTCTTACTGCAAGATTCCATCCTTGCTGACCTGAGCAGGAAACCAAATGAGTTAAGGGATAGGGCGCTGATCAGATTTGATTCCTATGGGACGTATGGTGTTAATAAAATAGAAATAAAGACCGCAAATGATTCCATTTCTATCGAAAAGGCCCTTGACCTGGACTGGAAAATAACTCAGCCGGTGAAACTTTACGCCGACCAGGATACGGTTAAAAATTTTATTGAAAAAATTAAAACGTTAGAAATAGTGGATTTTGTTTCTGATAAGCCTGCAGATTTGTCCACGTATGGTTTACAGAACCCTGTTTTTGAGATTTCTGTCACGAAGGAAGAGAATAGAGAGCTCGCCAAATTTCTTGTGGGAAATAAGCTTCCTGATGGGCATAAATGTTATGTAAAGCGCGTTGGAGAAGAACCGGTATATACCGTTCCTACGGTTGAGTTTTATGATAAGATAGAAAATGCTCTTCTTGCCTTTCGTGATAAACTGGTGTGTGAATATGATAGAGACCTGGTGAGAAAGATTGTCATTGAAAAACCAGATCGCACTTTTTTATGTAATAAAACAGGTGAGGAAGATGAGGAAGGCCGCATGCAGTGGGCGCTCTCGAAGCCTGTTCAAACAATTGCTGATCCAGATGTTATGAATCAAATTGTATGGGACTTGTCCTATTTAAAAGCGGAGAATCATGTTGTGGAAAATCCTGAAGACCTTTCTGCGTATGGATTAGATGATCCCCGGATCAAGCTTTCCGTGACCTATGAAAAGGTTGCGGTGCAGATGCCTGAGGAATCAGAGGTGGATAAAGAAGAAAATTCCATTCCGGAGAGAACCATAGAAACAAGAACTCTGCTTATTGGTGATCATGTAGTGGCTGACAATGACAAAGTAAATTCCTATTGTATGTTTGATGACAGAGATATTGTGTTCGAACTGTCATGGCCGAAGATAAAAAACTTTAATGCAGAGCTGGTTCCTACACGGATATTCAGTTTTTTAAGATCTCAGGTAAAAGGGATTGCCCTCCGCTATGAAAATGAAGATATCGAATTTGAAAAAAGAAACAATATGTGGGAGATAAAAAATTCCGAGATGGAAGATTTGCTTGGTAGAGAGGTGGACTATTATGTGCGTGTTCTTGAAAGGTTGAAGGGTGATTATATTGAACAGTACAAAGCGACAAATCTCACACAATATTCGCTCGACAGGCCTCGGCTTACTATCACTGTCAGTCTTGAAAACGGGGATGCAGCGCTTTTTATTGGGAAGAAAAAGGATGCAGGGGGGTACTATGTAAAAAATAGGGATTCTGACTATATTTATGTTGTGAGCGCAGATTCTATCATAGAATTAATGAAAAAAGAAAAGGATTTCTCTCAAAAAGTTGCAGGGGCTTTGCCTCCGCTGAAAGCGAGCCCCGGGGAAACTCCCTTAGGCACAAGTCCTCATGGAAAACCGGAGAGTAAAGGTGTGCACGGGGGATTTCACTGA
- a CDS encoding GldG family protein, producing MSTVHEKNRKDWFDLYSGYIILAGIVAVVAGFGVSRIFDSWGFSAILPIGIGGGAIIGLSTAAAVRNKWFSTEASKRKALVGTNVAVMSIFAAAIFAIVGFLNNRHYERFDLTLTGKYSLSQKTENILKNLNKPIVVTTLFNPGEMFYEQIVDILKEYAYHTDNIKLQTIDPLRNRTKVEELARRLKISDLQLNTVVFECGEYSKHVQQNEVIEREYPFKFKGEEAFTEAILNVTQEKQTAIYFVTGHGERLFEDFDRSGISGIANALKRDNCRIAPVDILSKKKIPDDCDILVVAGPTKPYLTEELNIIRNYLEGRGKMLLLLEPAAPPNVPTGFRELLAEYGIMIRDDVVVYVKTKMPLFGMQTVAEIYVGKDEYAEHKITEDIKNYNTILYGAASVGATPPNDQMPYQATVLMNAPDGSWGETDVVNLKYIKPEQNREEDLVSPVPLAVVSHVKELPQSVLKSHPTMATDPKAKPQGARLVVFGDVDFVSNEFVDNPGNKDLFRNSINWLAQKEAQLGISAKPPDFRKAVIHPVQIKVIFWTTIAGIPVIPIIVGSIVWWKRRR from the coding sequence ATGAGTACAGTGCATGAAAAGAACAGGAAAGATTGGTTTGATCTATACAGTGGATATATAATCCTTGCTGGTATAGTAGCTGTTGTCGCTGGTTTTGGTGTTTCCAGAATTTTCGATTCATGGGGTTTTTCAGCTATTCTTCCCATTGGCATCGGGGGAGGCGCGATTATTGGGTTGAGTACGGCTGCCGCCGTGCGAAATAAATGGTTTTCCACTGAGGCGTCTAAACGGAAGGCTCTTGTTGGCACAAACGTTGCCGTTATGTCTATTTTTGCCGCTGCTATCTTTGCCATTGTAGGGTTTTTGAATAACAGGCATTATGAGCGTTTTGATCTTACCCTTACGGGAAAATATTCTCTTTCTCAAAAAACTGAAAATATTTTAAAAAATCTCAATAAACCCATCGTGGTAACCACGCTCTTCAATCCCGGTGAAATGTTTTATGAGCAAATCGTGGATATACTGAAGGAATACGCTTACCATACAGATAATATAAAGCTTCAAACAATAGATCCGCTCAGAAACCGTACGAAGGTTGAAGAACTAGCGAGGAGACTCAAAATCTCTGATCTTCAATTGAATACCGTGGTCTTTGAGTGCGGTGAGTACAGCAAACATGTACAGCAGAATGAAGTGATAGAAAGGGAATATCCCTTTAAGTTTAAAGGGGAAGAGGCCTTTACCGAAGCGATACTCAATGTAACCCAAGAGAAACAAACGGCTATTTACTTTGTTACCGGGCATGGTGAGCGGCTTTTTGAGGATTTTGATCGTTCAGGGATTTCTGGAATTGCAAATGCGCTCAAACGGGATAATTGTCGTATCGCGCCTGTTGATATTTTAAGTAAAAAGAAAATTCCCGACGACTGTGATATTCTGGTTGTTGCAGGCCCAACGAAGCCATATCTTACAGAAGAATTGAATATTATTCGTAATTATCTTGAGGGAAGGGGCAAGATGCTTCTTCTGCTTGAACCAGCAGCGCCACCGAATGTTCCTACCGGTTTTAGGGAACTGTTGGCCGAGTATGGGATCATGATTCGCGATGATGTTGTTGTGTATGTGAAAACGAAAATGCCCTTATTCGGAATGCAAACAGTTGCAGAGATTTATGTTGGAAAAGACGAATATGCAGAGCACAAAATCACTGAGGACATAAAAAATTATAACACCATTCTCTACGGCGCCGCTTCTGTTGGCGCAACACCTCCGAATGATCAGATGCCCTATCAGGCAACGGTGCTTATGAATGCGCCTGACGGCTCCTGGGGTGAAACGGATGTTGTTAATTTAAAGTATATAAAACCAGAACAAAATAGAGAAGAGGATTTGGTGAGTCCTGTCCCGCTGGCGGTGGTATCTCATGTAAAGGAATTGCCCCAGTCTGTTTTGAAATCTCACCCTACAATGGCTACTGACCCGAAAGCGAAACCGCAAGGTGCGCGGTTGGTTGTCTTTGGGGATGTGGATTTTGTTTCTAATGAATTTGTTGATAATCCCGGGAATAAAGACCTTTTTCGTAATTCTATCAACTGGCTGGCGCAAAAGGAGGCGCAGCTGGGCATTTCTGCCAAACCGCCGGATTTCCGTAAAGCAGTGATCCATCCTGTCCAGATAAAAGTTATCTTCTGGACAACAATCGCTGGTATTCCTGTGATACCAATAATTGTCGGCAGTATCGTATGGTGGAAGAGGCGTCGTTAG
- a CDS encoding ABC transporter permease, with the protein MSNTGTIFQREISAYFLSPIAYVVIAVFTVFSGYFFSVMLGITQETTLQYSLAYSQFILSILAPVITMRLLAEESKTGTIEPLMTAAITDFEVVFGKFLAAWALYNIMIAPTAFYIIFLAWVGSPDYGTIISSYIGLVLMGGFFISIGMLVSAVTKNQIVAAVIGIVALLILLVIGLASSGNEGWLYATMRYIGTYDHWETFTKGIIDTRDVVYYVSFTALLLFIVVRIVESRRWR; encoded by the coding sequence ATGTCAAATACGGGAACGATATTTCAAAGGGAGATTAGCGCGTATTTCCTTTCACCGATTGCTTACGTTGTTATTGCGGTATTTACTGTTTTTTCAGGGTATTTCTTTTCCGTAATGCTTGGAATAACACAGGAGACCACATTACAGTACAGTCTGGCGTATTCACAGTTTATTCTTTCCATTCTGGCGCCGGTTATTACCATGAGACTCCTGGCTGAAGAAAGCAAGACGGGTACTATAGAACCTCTTATGACGGCGGCGATTACTGATTTTGAAGTGGTGTTCGGGAAATTTTTAGCTGCCTGGGCACTTTACAATATTATGATTGCTCCTACGGCTTTTTATATTATCTTCCTGGCATGGGTGGGTTCTCCTGATTACGGCACGATTATTTCCAGCTATATTGGATTGGTCTTGATGGGCGGTTTTTTTATCTCTATTGGCATGCTGGTCTCTGCTGTTACGAAAAACCAGATCGTTGCGGCCGTCATCGGAATTGTAGCATTACTGATTCTTCTGGTAATTGGTTTGGCGAGTTCGGGCAATGAAGGATGGCTGTATGCCACAATGAGATATATTGGCACCTATGACCATTGGGAAACGTTTACGAAGGGGATTATCGATACAAGGGATGTGGTTTACTATGTCAGCTTTACCGCATTGCTCTTATTTATTGTCGTTCGCATTGTTGAGAGCAGGAGATGGAGATGA
- a CDS encoding ATP-binding cassette domain-containing protein, with amino-acid sequence MIKVEHLAKRYADVYAVNDISFEVNQGDILGLLGPNGAGKTTTMRILTCYMPATSGTATIEGYDVFRDSINVRRQIGYLPENVPLYPEMRVMEYLKFRAKLKKVPYQERKSKIAECIERCRIAEVQNQIIGTLSKGYRQRVGLADTLVHDPKILILDEPTIGLDPNQIRQVRALIKELGEKHTILLSTHILPEVEIICNRVIIINKGKIVAMDTPSNLADQLRGGKNLKLEVRGNGQKIKDALTGIHGVKKVVWHNSSELSIYEVEAEKGEDIREEVFSVIVKNGGVIREMKQESITLEEVFHQITMREQEVID; translated from the coding sequence ATGATTAAAGTTGAACATCTGGCAAAACGGTATGCAGACGTATATGCGGTAAATGATATTTCGTTTGAGGTTAATCAGGGAGATATTCTTGGGCTTTTAGGTCCTAATGGCGCGGGTAAAACCACTACTATGCGTATCCTGACCTGTTATATGCCTGCAACTTCAGGTACGGCAACTATTGAAGGATATGATGTTTTCCGTGATTCAATAAACGTGCGAAGACAGATAGGATATCTGCCGGAAAATGTACCTTTGTATCCGGAGATGAGGGTAATGGAATACCTCAAATTTCGTGCAAAACTGAAGAAGGTGCCCTATCAGGAACGGAAATCAAAAATAGCGGAATGTATCGAAAGATGCAGGATTGCAGAAGTGCAAAATCAAATTATTGGCACCCTTTCCAAAGGGTATCGTCAAAGGGTCGGTTTGGCGGATACCCTGGTCCATGACCCGAAAATTCTTATTCTCGATGAACCGACGATCGGGCTTGACCCCAATCAGATAAGGCAGGTCCGGGCTCTTATTAAAGAACTGGGAGAAAAACATACGATCCTGCTTTCTACTCACATCCTTCCTGAGGTGGAAATAATTTGTAACCGTGTAATTATCATAAATAAAGGGAAGATTGTTGCTATGGATACACCTTCAAATTTGGCTGATCAGCTTCGGGGCGGGAAGAATCTCAAACTGGAGGTTCGCGGCAATGGTCAAAAAATCAAGGATGCCCTCACCGGTATTCACGGAGTAAAAAAGGTTGTCTGGCATAATAGTAGTGAGTTGAGCATCTATGAAGTTGAGGCGGAAAAAGGTGAGGATATCCGTGAGGAGGTTTTTTCAGTTATTGTAAAAAATGGTGGAGTGATTCGGGAAATGAAGCAAGAGTCCATTACATTGGAAGAAGTCTTCCACCAGATAACCATGCGGGAACAGGAGGTAATCGATTAA
- a CDS encoding DNA-directed RNA polymerase subunit omega, which translates to MNYKKLDEFAKQTGGPLRLTSLIISRARQLAKISKPLIDTKIDDPVEIAFMELTQNKIKLHEAGEDASQSESGKVLEITGGQ; encoded by the coding sequence ATGAACTATAAAAAATTGGATGAATTTGCGAAACAGACGGGTGGTCCATTGCGTCTTACGTCGTTGATAATTAGCAGAGCGCGGCAGCTTGCAAAAATTTCAAAACCGTTGATTGATACGAAAATAGATGATCCTGTTGAAATTGCGTTTATGGAGTTAACGCAAAATAAGATAAAGTTGCATGAAGCAGGTGAAGATGCGTCTCAATCAGAGTCTGGAAAGGTTTTAGAAATTACGGGCGGGCAGTAA
- a CDS encoding phosphoribosylanthranilate isomerase, translated as MKVKICGITNSEDAQNAIAFGADALGFIFAESPRRITKELARAIIKDFPPFVTPVGVFVDEETEALKEICRFCHINTVQLHGDEPPSYLNELEGYKTIKAFRIREEHDLKALPNFHSDAYLLDSYVKGGAMGGTGVVFKWEHAKQAHTCGAVILSGGLTPENVKEAIRAVKPYAVDVCSGVESAPGRKNRILLKQFIINAKF; from the coding sequence ATGAAAGTTAAGATCTGTGGTATTACCAATAGTGAAGATGCGCAGAACGCTATAGCGTTTGGCGCCGATGCTCTGGGATTTATCTTTGCAGAGAGCCCGAGACGGATAACTAAAGAGCTGGCACGGGCCATCATTAAAGATTTCCCGCCATTTGTTACTCCTGTTGGAGTTTTCGTAGATGAAGAGACAGAGGCCTTGAAAGAAATTTGTCGTTTTTGCCATATAAATACGGTCCAGCTTCATGGGGATGAACCTCCCTCCTATTTGAATGAGTTGGAAGGCTATAAGACTATAAAGGCCTTTCGAATACGGGAGGAACATGACCTGAAAGCCCTGCCAAATTTTCATTCCGATGCTTATTTGCTGGATAGTTACGTAAAGGGGGGCGCCATGGGTGGAACGGGAGTTGTTTTTAAATGGGAGCATGCTAAACAGGCACATACCTGCGGAGCTGTTATTTTGTCGGGGGGATTAACCCCCGAAAATGTTAAGGAGGCTATACGGGCCGTAAAACCTTATGCTGTGGATGTGTGTTCAGGTGTGGAATCTGCTCCCGGAAGGAAAAACAGGATATTATTGAAACAGTTTATCATAAATGCAAAATTTTAA
- the mazG gene encoding nucleoside triphosphate pyrophosphohydrolase — MNKKEDKSFLLFRDTVELMRKLRSKEGCPWDREQSHASLKPHLVEEAYELIDAIDSENPDKLKEELADLFFHIMFHCQIASEKGEFDITDIMELCIDKMTRRHPHVFGNATANTPEEVIRQWEEIKKTEKGNEERKFIVDGLPKHLPALQKAQKLQKKVARAGFDWPSIQGVLAKIEEELAETKEAIQENQPGRMEEEVGDLLFSVVNLSRFLKFDTENVLHKTIYKFVERFKKIETELASMGKDIEKCTLEEMDILWNKAKDNHSSKEYPEKRKV; from the coding sequence ATGAATAAAAAAGAAGACAAATCATTTTTATTATTCCGGGATACGGTTGAATTGATGAGGAAGTTGCGCAGTAAAGAGGGATGTCCATGGGACAGGGAGCAGAGTCATGCATCCTTAAAACCGCACTTGGTAGAAGAAGCTTATGAACTTATCGATGCAATAGATTCCGAAAATCCTGATAAACTTAAGGAAGAATTGGCAGACCTTTTTTTCCATATTATGTTCCATTGCCAAATTGCAAGTGAAAAGGGAGAATTTGATATCACGGATATCATGGAACTGTGTATTGACAAAATGACACGCCGTCATCCGCATGTTTTTGGTAATGCCACTGCAAATACCCCTGAAGAGGTAATCCGTCAATGGGAAGAAATCAAGAAGACAGAGAAAGGGAACGAAGAAAGAAAATTCATTGTCGATGGTTTGCCAAAGCATCTTCCCGCACTCCAAAAAGCCCAAAAACTCCAGAAGAAGGTTGCCAGAGCAGGATTTGACTGGCCAAGCATTCAGGGTGTCCTTGCAAAAATAGAAGAAGAACTGGCAGAAACCAAAGAAGCGATTCAGGAGAATCAACCGGGACGCATGGAAGAAGAGGTGGGAGATCTCTTGTTTTCGGTCGTTAATCTCTCCCGATTTCTCAAGTTTGATACGGAAAACGTCCTCCATAAGACAATCTATAAGTTTGTAGAACGTTTTAAAAAAATTGAAACGGAACTTGCGTCCATGGGGAAAGATATTGAAAAATGCACACTGGAAGAAATGGACATTCTCTGGAATAAGGCAAAAGATAATCATTCAAGCAAAGAGTATCCAGAAAAGAGAAAAGTATAA
- a CDS encoding YdcH family protein — protein sequence MQSEHHDLIHEFPEYRDEIHKLKMDNAHFKNLFDEYHKLDREVYRVEYDIEPRTDAAMEELKKRRLALKDELFHILKQSKP from the coding sequence ATGCAAAGTGAACACCATGATCTTATACACGAATTTCCCGAATATCGGGATGAAATCCATAAGTTAAAGATGGATAACGCGCATTTTAAGAATCTTTTCGATGAATATCATAAGCTTGACCGAGAGGTTTATCGGGTTGAATACGATATCGAACCAAGAACCGACGCGGCCATGGAAGAGCTGAAAAAGCGCAGGTTGGCCCTGAAGGATGAGCTTTTCCATATACTCAAACAAAGTAAGCCATAA
- the dinB gene encoding DNA polymerase IV has translation MNRTILHIDMNAFFASVEQQTNPALRGKPIAVIGSNERTVVTTASYEARAYGVKTGMTKYEARRLCPHIILVAGKTSRYTDTCRRLVEIYQQYTPIVEVYSVDEVFMDVTGSLPLFGSATVIAEKIKKDIHENFGRLTCSVGIAPNKLLAKLGSDMEKPDGLVVIRQEDARKLLEHLPVSEICGIGSWLERHLAAMGILTCGELGQTSPFLLKNRFGMIGERLKLMAQGIDDSPVIPLEQESKVKSVGHSMTIDSDVSDTSTLEKYIFQLSEMVGRRLRRGGYAGRTVTLTIRYANFHTFTKQKSVGIHMNNSIDIYLVAQEILGAIQLQQPVRLIGVSVRNLVKHMNQLPLFAEDKNRQAAIHVMDKINNRYGDFSLTWGVLIDRYHHKGVISPAWRPSGIKHINHSGLPI, from the coding sequence ATGAACAGAACCATCCTGCATATCGACATGAATGCCTTTTTTGCCTCCGTAGAACAGCAGACCAATCCGGCCCTCAGGGGAAAACCCATAGCGGTAATCGGCTCGAATGAGAGAACGGTGGTAACTACGGCCTCTTATGAGGCTCGGGCATACGGGGTCAAAACAGGCATGACCAAGTACGAAGCCAGGAGGTTGTGCCCTCATATTATTCTTGTGGCAGGTAAGACCAGTCGCTATACGGATACCTGTCGCCGACTTGTGGAAATATACCAACAGTATACCCCCATTGTGGAAGTCTATTCCGTGGATGAGGTCTTTATGGATGTTACCGGTTCTCTTCCGCTCTTTGGGAGTGCAACGGTTATTGCAGAAAAAATCAAGAAGGATATTCACGAAAACTTCGGCCGACTAACCTGTTCAGTCGGCATTGCCCCAAACAAACTCCTGGCAAAACTGGGAAGCGATATGGAAAAACCGGACGGACTGGTCGTTATCCGGCAGGAAGATGCCCGAAAACTCCTGGAACACTTACCCGTATCAGAAATCTGCGGCATCGGATCATGGCTGGAAAGACACCTTGCAGCTATGGGAATCCTTACCTGTGGTGAGTTGGGACAGACCTCTCCCTTTCTTCTCAAGAACCGTTTTGGCATGATTGGAGAACGTTTGAAACTCATGGCCCAGGGGATAGACGACAGCCCCGTCATACCCCTGGAACAGGAATCAAAAGTAAAATCGGTCGGACATAGCATGACCATTGACAGTGATGTGAGTGATACAAGCACACTGGAGAAATATATCTTTCAACTATCAGAGATGGTAGGTCGTCGGTTGCGCCGGGGTGGTTATGCCGGCAGAACAGTTACCCTTACCATCCGTTACGCCAATTTTCATACTTTTACAAAGCAGAAAAGTGTGGGAATACATATGAATAACAGTATCGACATTTACCTTGTTGCGCAGGAAATACTCGGTGCGATACAACTTCAACAGCCCGTGCGATTGATAGGGGTCAGTGTTCGTAATCTTGTAAAACATATGAATCAACTGCCCCTCTTCGCTGAAGACAAGAATAGACAGGCGGCAATTCACGTAATGGATAAAATAAATAACCGGTACGGGGACTTTTCTCTCACCTGGGGTGTGTTGATCGATCGTTATCATCACAAAGGGGTGATTTCTCCTGCCTGGCGACCAAGCGGGATCAAGCATATTAACCATTCCGGTCTACCCATCTGA